A section of the Phaseolus vulgaris cultivar G19833 chromosome 8, P. vulgaris v2.0, whole genome shotgun sequence genome encodes:
- the LOC137826367 gene encoding SNF1-related protein kinase catalytic subunit alpha KIN10-like, whose protein sequence is MDGGAGEGSGAGEGSGAGMFLFLTNYKLGKTVSISMLGKKKVAKHVLTGQKVIIEIFNRRKIKSMEMEEQVKLELEILRLLKHPRIIELYEVIETPSHICVVMEYTSKELFDYVIEKGRLEEDEARNIFQQIISGVEYCHNNMVVHRDLRPENIHLDFNGDVKITGFGWSNIMNGGHFLKTSCGSPNYVAPEVICGKLDSGPEVDVWSCGVVLYFILCGALPFDDETIPNLFDKIKGGVFSLPCYLSAEARDLIAKMLNVEPMKRMTISEIQEHPWLQVHL, encoded by the exons ATGGATGGTGGAGCAGGAGAAGGTAGTGGTGCAGGAGAAGGTAGTGGTGCAGGCATGTTCttgtttttaacaaattataaattgGGGAAAACAGTTAGCATATCCATGTTGGGCAAGAAGAAAGTTGCAAAACATGTATTGACTGGGCAGAAGGTTATCATCGAGATCTTTAATCGTCGCAAGATAAAGagcatggaaatggaagaacaaG TGAAATTAGAACTTGAAATTTTAAGATTGCTCAAGCATCCTCGCATTATAGAACTTTATGAGGTCATAGAAACTCCAAGTCACATATGTGTTGTTATGGAGTATACTTCTAAAGAGCTTTTTGATTACGTAATAGAAAAGGGTAGGTTAGAAGAAGATGAAGCTCGTAATATTTTTCAACAG ATAATCTCTGGAGTGGAGTATTGTCACAATAATATGGTGGTTCATAGAGATTTGAGACCTGAAAACATACATTTGGACTTCAATGGTGATGTCAAGATAACTGGATTTGGCTGGAGCAACATCATGAATGGTGGTCACTTTCTTAAGACAAGTTGTGGAAGCCCTAACTATGTAGCTCCTGAG GTTATATGTGGAAAATTAGATTCTGGACCTGAAGTTGATGTATGGAGTTGTGGTGTAGttctatattttattctttgtgGAGCTCTACCTTTTGACGATGAAACCATTCCAAATCTCTTCGACAAAATAAAG GGAGGGGTTTTCAGTCTTCCATGTTACCTATCTGCTGAAGCTAGAGATTTGATAGCAAAGATGCTTAATGTGGAACCTATGAAAAGGATGACAATATCTGAGATCCAAGAACACCCATGGTTGCAAGTTCATCTTTAA